The window TACCAGTACATgaatgtgtgggtgtatgtgtagcATCTGCATAGGTAATGTTATCTAAGTATTTTGCTGTTATTCTGTCTTTTCCAGTCCTTAATTACTCGCTCTACttttgcctctttctttctctcgcacTCACTCACACGCGTCCCTCTCCAGGCGGAGTTTACAGCCATGCGGGACCAGTACATGCGGGCGGGCGAGGGCTTCATCATCTCCTACTCCATCACAGATAGGCGGAGCTTACAGGAGGCGCGCCAGTTCAAGCAGCTCATTGATCGTGTGCGCCGCACCGCCAACACACCAGTGGTACTGGTGGGCAACAAGTCTGACCTGACCCATCTCCGACAGGTGAGAATTGTGGGAAGGAAGGGGGGGGACGCACATTGGTAGTCTTGGCACTAAAGTAGGATTTGCCCACTATCTGGCGGCATTAAAATCTTACTACTATTCAAAAGGCCTATCTTTACACATTTACTGGGAGATTTACAGACTGCCTGTCTGACTGGTATGATAAATCTATAGATTCCCCAGTAAATCTGTATATTTACCAAGGAGACGGGGAATCTGTAGATTTACCAAGGAGACGGGGGAATCTGAAGATCCACACACGTACCGTAACATATACATCATGACTCTGTTTGGTACATATCCACATATAAAAATGGTCCCCTGTCTGTAGTTTTTATCTGTATACTGGCTTTCAACATGGTATTTCCCTCCACTCCACTAGGTGTCagtagaggaggggaaggagctGGCCAGGGAGTTCCAGTGCCCCTTCTTCGAGACCTCTGCGGCATTTCGCTACTACATCGACGAGGTTTTCGCCGCCCTGGTCCGCCAGATTCGCCAACGCGAGGCCGAGTCGGTCCGTGGCAGTGAGAGGAAGACCAGGAGGAACCACTCGTTCTGGAGCCGCATGCGCTCCACCTTCCACAAGAAACAGCACTCTGAGCACTGAGAGAGGGGCACTGTGGGATACGACAGTCCTCCAGTGGTACCCTTACAACCCCAATTCCTAGTTCCAACTCCCACGAGGAGACTAATGACTCTTGTCCGAGTTAGATTATGAGTGTTTGCAACAGCAACGAAACTAACAATTGTTACTGAAGAGATTAGCCTCTTGTGCGCATTAGAGAAGTCAGGAACCATGCTGATGTACCGTATGCTCATTGTGCTGAAATTGAGGTCTGGCTTTTAACAACAGCCGACGTTAGCATTTTAGTATCCAATGAAACCAATTGACTGTAGTGTTTAATATTTTTAAAATGCTGAGACAGCGTGGGGTTTGCCTGAAGTTACAACATTTCTCTTTGATGGAGAGCCAGAGATGAGATGTTTAGGTGAAActgtgtagggagggagggaggaaaggggttGCGGTCCTGGAGGGATGGGCACTTGAAGAGAGGTAGATATTATGGGGAATTGCGGAGGGGAAGGGAGCAAATACTAGGCTGAGAAGGTCATACAGTAGGTAAAGTGGCAGGTATTGAGGAGTGAGCTTGAAGTTTTGATTTAAAGGCGGTTGGGAAATTGCGAAGGGGTATGAGACGTGAGTTTGAAGATTAGAGGGAGAGTCCCAAAGGATGTGGAGTATCTTGCCAGCCAAGGAAATGGAAAGAATGAAAAGATTGTAATATAGAAGATGATGAAAACAAGATGTTCTGATAGCATTGAGGTTCCTCTCCATTTCAATTGAAAAGCCTTCATGGGTTATTGCTTTGTGTTTGAAAGCTGACCAGCCTGTACTTGGGACTGGTGCCATGTTGCAGTGGGAATACTTTGACAGTTGTGAACTGAGTTGCTGAGGATATTTAATACACAGGTGGTGTTGATGTTGACAAGCCATTAATGTGCAGCATTGCCTAATATGGTCCACTAGAATGGAATTTGATGGGCGTAGCTGGCATTTTAATTTTGCTCCGCCTACAACAGGTTTGTCATCATACAATGTTTTATAGTGTTTCAGTAAATTGAGATTATGCCAAGTACAGTACCTCTCCAGAGTGATTCACACTCCTTTATTACCCCCTGACCTGTAGTACAACGGTTGTGCACTTATTATTTCAGCACTCCGTGGATCTGGTAGTGCCACATATGGGAGTATAttatgttttgtgtttgttttattCCTCCTGATCATGATTGTTTTCCTTAATTTATTTTCTATTAACACACTAAAATAAAATGTACTGCCATTTTTTTCCAAATTGGTTGTGTGTTTTGTCTGGCCTCTCTGTGCGTGTGAGTCACCCCCATGTGGCGGTATGAGGTTTCGCAGCAAATATAATCCATGGTAATGAGTTGCCTTGGCTTGACTGTTGTGTTCGAATAACTTCAATCGTTCGTTTTCATTTATGCTATCGCT of the Oncorhynchus tshawytscha isolate Ot180627B linkage group LG31, Otsh_v2.0, whole genome shotgun sequence genome contains:
- the LOC112229736 gene encoding GTP-binding protein Rit1 → MESSRGSGGLSREYKLVMLGEGGVGKSAIIMQFISHRFPEDHDPTIEDAYKTQIRIDDEPANLDILDTAGQAEFTAMRDQYMRAGEGFIISYSITDRRSLQEARQFKQLIDRVRRTANTPVVLVGNKSDLTHLRQVSVEEGKELAREFQCPFFETSAAFRYYIDEVFAALVRQIRQREAESVRGSERKTRRNHSFWSRMRSTFHKKQHSEH